The following coding sequences lie in one Silene latifolia isolate original U9 population chromosome 5, ASM4854445v1, whole genome shotgun sequence genomic window:
- the LOC141654747 gene encoding uncharacterized protein LOC141654747, which produces MVVESALENSGVASHQYFLLAAVVAKWVWSSLNLDGAEEQDRAAGMGEVRDWVEGIWRAGDEREVERYMVGCWAIWEHRNKVAFDGAMIEPDRIVRRVRDIISEMETGGEGGFGYSNKRKARTEERENDGWKPASNGYVKINVDAGVKEGEGVSAGVVCRDTRGEVLWGLTVVRSSEWEPRFTEAVAVYDGLQEAQIRGHQAVVVESDCLQVIEALQAHRNGRSLFLLLIEDILSLSNSFHSVIWSHTSRINNSVAHALAHVFPRIVGKTVWSNLLPPIADSAVAYDLSLI; this is translated from the exons ATGGTTGTGGAATCGGCTTTGGAAAACTCGGGTGTGGCCTCGCATCAATATTTTCTTCTGGCAGCTGT TGTGGCTAAGTGGGTGTGGAGCTCTCTCAACTTGGATGGTGCCGAGGAGCAGGATAGGGCGGCTGGAATGGGGGAGGTTCGGGACTGGGTGGAGGGAATTTGGAGGGCTGGTGACGAGCGGGAGGTGGAGAGGTACATGGTTGGATGTTGGGCGATCTGGGAGCACAGAAACAAGGTAGCGTTTGACGGAGCCATGATTGAACCGGATAGAATTGTAAGGCGTGTCAGGGATATCATTTCGGAGATGGAGACCGGGGGTGAGGGAGGGTTTGGCTATTCTAATAAGCGAAAGGCGAGGACGGAGGAGAGGGAGAATGATGGGTGGAAGCCGGCATCGAATGGCTATGTCAAGATTAACGTAGATGCGGGGGTCAAGGAAGGTGAGGGGGTTAGCGCGGGAGTAGTTTGTAGGGATACAAGAGGGGAGGTGCTATGGGGCTTGACGGTAGTGAGGAGCTCGGAGTGGGAACCCCGGTTTACGGAAGCGGTGGCTGTATATGACGGTCTGCAAGAGGCACAGATACGCGGTCATCAAGCGGTAGTGGTGGAAAGTGACTGCCTTCAGGTGATTGAAGCACTGCAAGCACATCGCAATGGGAGGAGTTTGTTTTTATTACTCATTGAAGACATTTTATCGCTTTCAAATAGTTTTCATTCTGTTATTTGGTCACATACGAGTCGCATTAATAACTCGGTGGCTCATGCTTTAGCTCATGTTTTTCCTAGGATAGTTGGTAAAACTGTATGGTCGAACTTGTTACCTCCTATTGCGGACTCTGCGGTGGCGTATGATTTATCTTTAATATAG